In a genomic window of Streptomyces sp. SJL17-4:
- a CDS encoding homoserine dehydrogenase yields the protein MMRTRPLKVALLGCGVVGSEVARIMTTHADDLAARIGAPVELAGVAVRRPDKVREGIPAELITTDATALVKRGDIDVIVEVIGGVEPARTLITTAFEHGASVVSANKALLAQDGANLYAAAQEHGQDLYYEAAVAGAIPLIRPLRESLAGDKINRVMGIVNGTTNFILDKMDTSGAGYSEALDEATALGYAEADPTADVEGFDAAAKAAILAGIAFHTRVRLDDVYREGMTEVTAADFASAKQMGCTIKLLAICERAADGESVTARVHPAMIPLSHPLASVREAYNAVFVEADAAGQLMFYGPGAGGAPTASAVLGDLVAVCRNKLNEANGPGESAYTQLPVSPMGDVVTRYHISLDVADKPGVLAQVATVFAEHGVSIDTVRQQGKDGEASLVVVTHRAHDAALSGTVEALRKLDTVRGVASIMRVEGE from the coding sequence ACGCCGACGACCTCGCCGCGCGCATCGGCGCCCCGGTCGAGCTCGCCGGCGTGGCGGTCCGCCGCCCGGACAAGGTCCGCGAGGGCATCCCGGCGGAGCTGATCACCACCGACGCCACCGCCCTGGTCAAACGGGGGGACATCGACGTGATCGTCGAGGTCATCGGCGGGGTCGAGCCGGCCCGCACCCTCATCACCACCGCCTTCGAGCACGGCGCCTCCGTCGTCTCGGCCAACAAGGCGCTGCTCGCCCAGGACGGCGCGAACCTCTACGCCGCCGCCCAGGAGCACGGGCAGGACCTCTACTACGAGGCCGCCGTCGCTGGCGCCATCCCGCTCATCCGGCCGCTGCGCGAGTCCCTCGCCGGCGACAAGATCAACCGCGTGATGGGCATCGTCAACGGCACGACCAACTTCATCCTCGACAAGATGGACACCTCCGGGGCCGGCTACTCCGAGGCGCTCGACGAGGCCACCGCCCTCGGGTACGCCGAGGCCGACCCGACCGCCGACGTCGAGGGCTTCGACGCCGCCGCCAAGGCCGCCATCCTCGCCGGGATCGCCTTCCACACGCGCGTGCGCCTCGACGACGTCTACCGCGAGGGAATGACCGAGGTCACCGCCGCCGACTTCGCCTCCGCCAAGCAGATGGGCTGCACCATCAAGCTGCTCGCCATCTGCGAGCGCGCCGCCGACGGCGAGTCCGTCACCGCGCGCGTACACCCGGCGATGATCCCGCTCAGCCACCCGCTGGCCTCCGTCCGCGAGGCGTACAACGCGGTCTTCGTCGAGGCCGACGCCGCTGGACAGCTCATGTTCTACGGCCCCGGCGCAGGCGGCGCTCCGACCGCCTCGGCCGTCCTCGGCGACCTCGTCGCCGTGTGCCGCAACAAGCTCAACGAGGCCAACGGCCCCGGCGAGTCCGCGTACACCCAGCTGCCCGTGAGTCCCATGGGCGACGTGGTGACGCGGTACCACATCAGCCTCGACGTGGCCGACAAGCCGGGCGTCCTCGCCCAGGTCGCGACGGTCTTCGCCGAGCACGGCGTGTCGATCGACACGGTCCGTCAGCAGGGCAAGGACGGCGAGGCCTCCCTCGTCGTCGTCACCCACCGCGCGCACGACGCCGCCCTTTCCGGGACCGTCGAGGCGCTGCGCAAGCTCGACACCGTACGCGGTGTCGCCAGCATCATGCGTGTTGAAGGGGAGTAA